A single region of the Streptomyces vilmorinianum genome encodes:
- a CDS encoding serine/threonine-protein kinase translates to MAMMRLRREDPRIVGSFRLHRRLGAGGMGVVYLGSDRRGQRVALKVIRPDLAEDQEFRSRFAREVSAARRIRGGCTARLVAADLEADRPWFATQYVPGPSLHDRVAEEGPLRAADVAAIGAALSEGLVAVHEAGVVHRDLKPSNILLSPKGPRIIDFGIAWATGASTLTHVGTAVGSPGFLAPEQVRGAAVTPATDVFSLGATLAYAAMADSPFGHGSSEVMLYRVVHEEPQLNGVPDALAPLVRACLAKDPEDRPSTLQLSMRLKEIAAREAQGLPASRPPAQRERTEQATGSRPTERYTERSTQGRAQGPASRPAASRTGGRPAPQSRPNGRPVPSRTGARTTSTGRRPANPRLLRQRLFVFVVVTLVVALGIAAAQALQG, encoded by the coding sequence ATGGCGATGATGCGGCTCCGGCGCGAGGATCCGCGGATCGTCGGGTCGTTCCGCCTTCACCGGCGGCTCGGGGCCGGCGGGATGGGGGTCGTGTACCTGGGATCCGACCGGCGCGGGCAGCGCGTGGCGCTGAAGGTGATCCGGCCGGATCTGGCCGAGGACCAGGAGTTCCGCTCGCGCTTCGCGCGCGAGGTCTCCGCGGCCCGGCGGATCCGGGGCGGCTGTACGGCCCGGCTGGTCGCCGCCGACCTGGAGGCCGACCGCCCGTGGTTCGCCACCCAGTACGTACCCGGCCCCTCGCTGCACGACCGGGTCGCCGAGGAGGGTCCGCTGCGGGCCGCCGACGTGGCCGCCATCGGTGCCGCGCTCTCGGAGGGCCTGGTCGCCGTCCACGAGGCCGGTGTGGTGCACCGGGACCTCAAGCCGTCGAACATCCTGCTGTCCCCCAAGGGGCCCCGGATCATCGACTTCGGCATCGCCTGGGCCACCGGAGCCAGCACCCTCACCCACGTGGGCACGGCCGTCGGCTCCCCCGGCTTCCTCGCGCCCGAGCAGGTGCGCGGCGCGGCCGTCACCCCGGCCACGGACGTGTTCTCGCTCGGTGCCACCCTCGCGTACGCGGCGATGGCGGACTCGCCCTTCGGGCACGGCAGTTCCGAGGTCATGCTTTACCGGGTGGTGCACGAGGAACCGCAGCTGAACGGCGTACCGGACGCGCTGGCCCCGCTCGTCCGGGCCTGTCTGGCGAAGGACCCCGAGGACCGTCCCAGCACCCTGCAACTGTCCATGCGGCTCAAGGAGATCGCCGCGCGCGAGGCGCAGGGGCTGCCGGCCTCCCGTCCGCCGGCGCAGCGGGAGCGTACGGAGCAGGCCACGGGCAGCCGGCCGACGGAGCGGTACACCGAACGCAGTACGCAGGGGCGTGCCCAGGGTCCGGCCTCGCGGCCGGCCGCGTCACGTACCGGCGGCCGCCCCGCCCCGCAGTCGCGGCCGAACGGGCGTCCCGTGCCGTCCCGGACCGGCGCCCGCACCACCTCGACCGGCCGTCGCCCCGCCAATCCGCGGCTGCTGCGTCAGCGGTTGTTCGTCTTCGTCGTGGTGACGCTGGTGGTGGCGCTGGGTATCGCGGCCGCCCAGGCTCTGCAGGGTTAG
- a CDS encoding phosphotransferase family protein: MEHAQLEQLSALARDAAHRADDACPCAPRATGVLADRDDGTVVRHGAVVVKAHAPGIDPGAHAARIAVAALAALDDVLLPPHPHPTPTLDGRPLTAWPYGTPVDPADPDAAPWEDAARLLARLHRTPPPPGLPAMRAPAKAALAVERMRRADAARPAVETVLRAWRTLPQEPALGRPRLLCHGDFHLGQLVRDPRTPDGRWLLIDVDDLGLGDPAWDLARPAAWFAAGILPPDVWSRFLDAYRAAGGPATGPADPWAQLDGPARALTVQTAALALAKSTAEKRPLDEVEEVMIDTCARIGSLRTELAPPASP; the protein is encoded by the coding sequence GTGGAGCACGCCCAACTCGAACAGCTCAGCGCCCTCGCGCGAGACGCCGCCCACCGCGCCGACGACGCCTGTCCGTGCGCCCCGCGCGCCACGGGCGTGCTCGCCGACCGGGACGACGGCACCGTCGTCCGGCACGGCGCCGTCGTCGTCAAGGCCCACGCCCCCGGCATCGACCCCGGCGCGCACGCGGCCCGGATCGCCGTCGCCGCCCTCGCCGCGCTGGACGACGTCCTCCTGCCGCCCCACCCACACCCCACCCCCACCCTGGACGGCCGCCCCCTCACCGCCTGGCCCTACGGCACCCCCGTCGACCCCGCCGACCCCGACGCCGCCCCCTGGGAGGACGCGGCGCGGCTCCTCGCCCGGCTCCACCGCACCCCGCCGCCCCCTGGCCTCCCGGCCATGCGCGCCCCCGCCAAGGCCGCCCTCGCCGTCGAGCGGATGCGACGCGCCGACGCGGCCCGCCCAGCCGTCGAGACCGTGCTGCGCGCCTGGCGCACCCTCCCGCAGGAGCCGGCGCTCGGACGCCCGCGTCTCCTCTGCCACGGCGACTTCCACCTCGGTCAGCTCGTGCGCGACCCCCGCACCCCCGACGGCCGCTGGCTCCTCATCGACGTCGACGACCTCGGCCTCGGCGACCCCGCCTGGGACCTGGCCCGTCCCGCCGCCTGGTTCGCCGCCGGCATCCTGCCCCCGGACGTCTGGTCCCGCTTCCTGGACGCGTACCGAGCGGCGGGCGGCCCGGCCACCGGCCCCGCAGACCCCTGGGCCCAACTCGACGGCCCCGCCCGCGCCCTGACCGTCCAGACCGCGGCGCTCGCCCTCGCCAAGTCCACGGCCGAGAAGCGCCCCCTCGACGAGGTCGAGGAAGTGATGATCGACACCTGCGCGCGAATCGGTTCGCTCCGAACCGAGTTGGCCCCACCTGCGTCCCCATAA
- a CDS encoding zf-TFIIB domain-containing protein, producing the protein MQCPKCHAAMHTYNRNGVQIEQCSGCRGIFLDYGELEALTRLESQWVQQAPPTPAPQAYPAQPAPAAPAWGAPQHGGHHGGHYRQRGFGRMLFSS; encoded by the coding sequence ATGCAGTGTCCCAAGTGCCACGCAGCGATGCACACGTACAACCGCAACGGCGTCCAGATCGAGCAGTGCAGCGGCTGCCGCGGGATATTCCTGGACTACGGCGAGCTGGAGGCCCTGACCCGGCTCGAGTCCCAGTGGGTGCAGCAGGCCCCGCCCACGCCCGCCCCGCAGGCCTACCCGGCCCAGCCCGCCCCCGCCGCCCCCGCGTGGGGCGCCCCGCAGCACGGAGGCCACCACGGCGGTCACTACCGCCAGCGTGGCTTCGGCCGGATGCTCTTCTCCTCCTGA
- a CDS encoding chorismate-binding protein — MHDLAPLARFGGLVATDLRDVTSDPEALDSAGFWAVCADFEGRLTCARFGDVRPAAVPPPAPGGWLGPAAGDWTSSLDRAAYTAGVRRIREHIARGEVYQANLCRVMSAPLPDPDAADVDALTALLARGNPAPYAGTIRLPAHGVEIATASPELYLRRDGDTVESGPIKGTGRTAEDLLEKDHAENVMIVDLVRNDLGRVCATGSVTVPELCAVEAHPGLVHLVSTVRGELAEKAGWPELLAATFPPGSVTGAPKSSALRIIEALETAPRGPYCGGIGWVDADRRTAELAVGIRTFWIDRPEGVLRFGTGAGITWGSDPDREWAETELKASRLLAVASGTYEASGKAISR, encoded by the coding sequence GTGCACGACCTTGCTCCTCTGGCCCGCTTCGGCGGCCTCGTCGCGACCGACCTGCGGGATGTCACCAGTGACCCCGAGGCCCTGGACTCCGCCGGCTTCTGGGCCGTCTGCGCGGACTTCGAGGGCCGACTGACCTGCGCCCGCTTCGGCGACGTGCGGCCGGCCGCCGTCCCCCCGCCCGCCCCGGGCGGCTGGCTCGGCCCCGCCGCCGGTGACTGGACGTCGTCCCTCGACCGCGCCGCGTACACCGCCGGCGTCCGCCGCATCCGCGAGCACATCGCCCGCGGCGAGGTCTACCAGGCGAACCTCTGCCGGGTGATGTCCGCGCCGCTGCCCGACCCGGACGCCGCCGACGTCGACGCCCTCACCGCGCTCCTGGCCCGCGGCAACCCCGCCCCGTACGCGGGAACGATTCGCCTCCCCGCGCACGGGGTGGAGATCGCCACCGCGTCTCCCGAGCTCTATCTGCGCCGCGACGGCGACACCGTCGAGTCAGGCCCGATCAAGGGCACCGGACGCACCGCCGAGGACCTGCTCGAGAAGGACCACGCCGAGAACGTGATGATCGTGGACCTCGTACGCAACGACCTCGGCCGGGTCTGCGCGACCGGCTCGGTCACCGTCCCCGAGCTCTGCGCCGTCGAAGCCCACCCCGGCCTGGTCCACCTCGTCTCCACCGTGCGCGGCGAGCTCGCCGAGAAGGCGGGCTGGCCCGAGCTCCTGGCCGCCACCTTCCCGCCCGGCTCCGTCACGGGCGCCCCGAAGTCCAGCGCCCTGCGGATCATCGAGGCCCTGGAGACCGCGCCCCGCGGCCCGTACTGCGGAGGGATCGGCTGGGTCGACGCCGACCGCCGTACCGCCGAGCTCGCCGTCGGCATACGCACCTTCTGGATCGACCGCCCGGAGGGCGTCCTCCGCTTCGGCACCGGCGCCGGCATCACCTGGGGCTCCGACCCCGATCGCGAGTGGGCGGAGACCGAATTGAAGGCCTCCCGCCTGCTGGCGGTAGCGTCGGGCACGTACGAGGCGAGCGGAAAGGCCATTTCTCGATGA
- a CDS encoding aminotransferase class IV has protein sequence MKLWVNGGLHDAEEARVSVLDHGLTVGDGIFETVKAERGETFALTLHLERLTRSARGLGLPDPDLDEVRRACAAVLEANPMELGRLRITYTGGLSPLGSERGDAGTSLVVALGETGRRPDSTAVITVPWTRNERGALTGLKTTSYAENVVALARAREQGASEALFANTVGQLCEGTGSNVFVVIDGRIHTPPVSSGCLAGITRALAVEWTGAEETDLPLDVLESADEIFLTSTLRDIQAVHRVDGREPAGAPGPVTAKAMRIFDERAAAARDPRL, from the coding sequence ATGAAACTCTGGGTCAACGGCGGGCTGCACGACGCGGAGGAAGCCCGGGTGTCCGTACTGGACCACGGGCTGACCGTCGGTGACGGCATCTTCGAAACGGTCAAGGCCGAGCGCGGCGAGACCTTCGCCCTCACCCTCCACCTGGAGCGCCTCACCCGCTCCGCCCGCGGCCTGGGCCTGCCCGACCCGGACCTCGACGAGGTCCGCCGCGCCTGCGCCGCGGTCCTGGAGGCCAACCCGATGGAGCTCGGCCGGCTCCGGATCACGTACACCGGCGGGCTCTCCCCGCTCGGCTCCGAGCGCGGCGACGCCGGCACCAGCCTCGTCGTGGCCCTCGGCGAGACGGGCCGCCGCCCCGACTCCACCGCCGTGATCACGGTCCCCTGGACCCGCAACGAGCGCGGCGCGCTCACGGGCCTGAAGACCACCTCGTACGCGGAGAACGTCGTCGCCCTCGCCCGGGCACGCGAACAGGGCGCCTCCGAGGCGCTGTTCGCCAACACGGTCGGACAGCTCTGCGAGGGCACCGGCTCCAACGTCTTCGTCGTGATCGACGGCCGGATCCACACCCCGCCCGTCTCCTCCGGCTGCCTGGCCGGCATCACCCGCGCCCTCGCGGTCGAGTGGACCGGCGCGGAGGAGACCGACCTGCCGCTGGACGTCCTGGAGAGCGCCGACGAGATCTTCCTGACCTCGACGCTCCGTGACATCCAGGCCGTGCACCGGGTCGACGGCCGCGAGCCGGCCGGGGCGCCGGGGCCGGTGACCGCCAAGGCGATGCGCATCTTCGACGAGCGCGCGGCGGCGGCCAGAGACCCGCGCTTGTAA
- a CDS encoding GNAT family N-acetyltransferase, whose product MTTTLRPSGPLQQTPDGSRTRTYDVCVNSRRVGSVRLATAPGFGAGSGVIEALGIDEKDRRRGRGTVAALAAEEVLRGWGCGQVQISVPAGAEAALRMADALGYTERSRNMVKELPGEPPELPPGIEVRPMTEAEFAEWETKAREDFAQSWIARGVPEDQARAKAEASHRTHLPQGLATPGVALDVAVRDGEVAGHLWTGRIELEPGLHGAFVYDIEVAEAHRGQGYGRALMLLAERVALGAGESLLGLHVFAGNTPAIRLYESLGYRTTYVNSWKALL is encoded by the coding sequence ATGACCACCACCCTGCGGCCGTCCGGGCCGCTTCAGCAGACCCCCGACGGCAGCCGAACGCGCACCTACGACGTCTGCGTGAACAGCCGCCGCGTCGGTTCCGTACGTCTCGCCACCGCGCCCGGCTTCGGAGCGGGCTCCGGTGTGATCGAGGCCCTGGGCATCGACGAGAAGGACCGCCGCCGCGGACGCGGCACGGTCGCCGCGCTCGCCGCCGAGGAGGTGCTGCGCGGCTGGGGCTGCGGCCAGGTCCAGATCTCCGTACCGGCCGGGGCCGAGGCGGCGCTGCGGATGGCCGACGCCCTCGGCTACACCGAGCGCAGCCGGAACATGGTCAAGGAACTGCCGGGGGAGCCCCCGGAGCTGCCGCCCGGCATCGAGGTCCGTCCCATGACCGAGGCTGAGTTCGCGGAGTGGGAGACGAAGGCCAGGGAAGACTTCGCGCAGAGCTGGATCGCCCGGGGCGTACCGGAGGACCAGGCGCGGGCCAAGGCGGAGGCAAGCCACCGCACACACCTCCCGCAGGGCCTGGCGACCCCCGGGGTCGCCCTCGACGTCGCCGTACGGGACGGGGAGGTGGCGGGCCACCTGTGGACCGGCCGGATCGAACTCGAACCGGGACTCCACGGGGCGTTCGTGTACGACATCGAGGTCGCCGAGGCTCATCGCGGCCAGGGCTACGGCCGTGCGCTGATGCTGCTCGCCGAGCGGGTCGCGCTCGGCGCCGGGGAGAGCCTGCTCGGACTGCATGTCTTCGCGGGCAACACCCCGGCGATCCGGCTCTACGAGTCGCTCGGCTACCGGACGACGTACGTCAACAGCTGGAAGGCCCTGCTCTAG